In one window of Tenacibaculum mesophilum DNA:
- the glpQ gene encoding glycerophosphodiester phosphodiesterase — protein sequence MKEKVVIAHRGASGYLPEHTMEAKAMAYAMNPDYIEQDLVLSKDNIPIVIHDIYLDDVTDVAEKYPEKKREDERFYVIDFTFGELQKLNVTERFNPKTGEQVYPNRFPKGRGNFKLHSLQEEIELIQGLNASTGKNIGIYPEIKNPAFHHKYGKDIAKISLDILSSYGYKTTNDKCMFQCFDAKELERVRKELKSELFLVQLIEFPEETKELVHLASYADGLGPWYKQILDKKVGEKWQFTTLVKDAHKLGLQVHPYTFRADQLGEFSSFEEMMQVLFFEANVDGGFTDFPDKMGQFLATQ from the coding sequence ATGAAAGAGAAAGTTGTAATCGCTCATCGAGGAGCCTCAGGATACTTACCAGAACACACGATGGAAGCCAAAGCCATGGCATACGCAATGAATCCTGATTATATAGAACAAGATTTAGTATTGAGTAAAGATAACATCCCAATTGTGATTCATGATATTTATTTGGATGATGTTACTGATGTTGCTGAAAAATATCCAGAAAAAAAACGAGAAGATGAACGTTTTTATGTAATTGATTTTACGTTTGGAGAATTACAAAAACTAAATGTAACAGAACGTTTTAATCCGAAAACAGGAGAACAAGTGTACCCGAATCGATTTCCGAAGGGGAGAGGCAACTTTAAATTACACTCTTTACAAGAGGAAATAGAGCTAATTCAAGGACTAAATGCTTCTACAGGAAAAAATATCGGAATTTATCCAGAAATTAAAAACCCAGCATTTCATCATAAATATGGAAAAGATATTGCTAAAATTTCGTTGGATATCCTTTCAAGCTATGGCTACAAAACAACGAACGATAAATGTATGTTTCAATGTTTTGATGCGAAAGAATTGGAAAGAGTTCGAAAAGAATTGAAGTCCGAACTATTCTTGGTACAATTAATTGAGTTCCCTGAGGAAACCAAAGAATTAGTACATTTAGCATCGTATGCAGACGGGTTGGGACCTTGGTACAAGCAAATTTTAGATAAAAAAGTAGGAGAGAAGTGGCAGTTTACAACACTAGTTAAAGATGCTCACAAATTAGGACTACAAGTACATCCATATACTTTTAGAGCAGATCAACTGGGTGAATTTTCTTCTTTTGAAGAAATGATGCAAGTACTGTTTTTTGAAGCAAATGTTGATGGCGGTTTTACCGATTTTCCAGATAAAATGGGTCAGTTTTTAGCTACACAGTAA
- a CDS encoding YfcC family protein codes for MKNIKFPTPHTILLLIAGLVAILTWFVPAGKFDTLQYQKNNNSFTYSHLEEEKTIQASQETLEGLGIKIPLEKFINGDIAKPISVPGTYTQLDPKPQGFLDFFKSPIKGIIQSSDIILFVLILGGIIGIMNFTGAFDAGIAWLAKTLKGKEYWLIFVVTTLIAVGGTTFGLAEETIAFYPILIPIFLAAKYDAIVALACVYIGSSIGTMCSTVNPFSVIIASDAAGINWTTGFTGRLLMLIGGIIICVIYILRYANKVQKDPTKSIIYDQKEMIESLFGSSTSSTHSLTGRLRIILTIFTMCFVIMIYGVSRLGWWFEEMTVVFLIGAILIGFLAKMKEENFVNTFIKGAGDLLGVAFIIGIARGVSVLMEQGLISDTILQHASEFTTGMSKGIFTNVMLFIYSGLSFFIPSSSGMAVLTMPIMSPLADTVGVGREVIVNTYQYGMGLFAFINPTGLILASLAIVKVGYDKWLKFVIPLVIILTIFTMLVLTAQVYL; via the coding sequence TTGAAAAACATTAAATTCCCAACTCCGCATACTATCTTATTATTAATTGCTGGGTTGGTAGCTATTTTAACATGGTTTGTACCAGCAGGTAAGTTTGACACGTTACAGTATCAGAAAAACAATAATTCATTCACGTATTCACACTTAGAGGAAGAGAAAACAATACAGGCAAGTCAAGAAACATTAGAAGGCTTAGGAATTAAAATTCCATTAGAAAAGTTTATCAACGGTGATATCGCAAAACCAATCAGTGTACCAGGAACGTATACTCAGCTAGATCCAAAACCACAGGGTTTTTTAGACTTTTTTAAATCGCCAATAAAAGGAATCATTCAATCGTCAGATATTATTTTATTTGTCCTGATTTTAGGAGGAATTATAGGAATAATGAATTTCACAGGTGCTTTTGATGCTGGAATAGCTTGGTTAGCAAAAACATTGAAAGGAAAAGAGTACTGGCTTATATTTGTGGTAACAACCTTAATAGCTGTAGGAGGTACAACTTTTGGGTTGGCAGAAGAAACCATTGCCTTTTATCCAATACTAATTCCTATATTTTTAGCAGCAAAATACGATGCTATAGTAGCTTTAGCTTGTGTGTATATTGGGTCGTCGATTGGTACAATGTGTTCAACGGTAAACCCGTTTAGTGTTATTATTGCTTCAGATGCAGCAGGAATTAATTGGACTACTGGCTTTACAGGGAGGTTGTTAATGCTAATTGGAGGAATTATAATATGTGTAATTTATATTTTACGTTATGCAAACAAAGTTCAAAAAGACCCAACAAAATCCATTATTTACGATCAAAAAGAAATGATTGAAAGTCTTTTTGGCAGTTCAACATCAAGTACACATAGCTTAACAGGTAGACTACGAATTATATTAACCATTTTTACCATGTGTTTTGTAATTATGATTTATGGAGTATCTCGTTTAGGATGGTGGTTTGAAGAAATGACTGTGGTGTTTTTAATAGGTGCTATTTTAATAGGTTTTTTAGCTAAGATGAAAGAAGAAAACTTTGTAAACACGTTTATTAAAGGAGCAGGAGATTTATTAGGAGTTGCTTTTATTATCGGTATTGCACGAGGAGTTTCCGTATTAATGGAACAAGGTTTAATAAGCGACACTATTTTACAACACGCAAGCGAGTTTACTACAGGAATGTCTAAAGGAATTTTTACCAATGTAATGTTATTCATTTATTCAGGACTATCATTTTTTATTCCAAGTTCATCAGGAATGGCAGTATTAACGATGCCCATCATGTCTCCGTTGGCAGATACAGTTGGTGTTGGTAGAGAAGTTATTGTAAATACCTATCAATATGGTATGGGGTTGTTTGCTTTTATCAACCCAACAGGCTTAATTTTGGCATCTTTAGCCATTGTGAAAGTAGGATATGATAAATGGTTAAAGTTTGTAATTCCGTTAGTAATTATCTTAACAATTTTTACAATGCTAGTTTTAACCGCCCAAGTATACTTGTAA
- a CDS encoding zinc metalloprotease yields MKRIFLTLAVAASVLVGCQENSKDEALDPQESIDMSDFYVETEEVSHRGGSEQCHSMRVLNRQVKENPGLYKKMYDIEYATRKITTKKGKPGGGSTGGDVDVAPIEDGLGTINIPVYVHIVLPNSNSVTNSQIQAQMNVLNDDFSNPNTNQLPSGASDFINDATDTGIQFTLAGTFRHDDSRSSWGTNDAVKAAYPPITPETHLNVWVCEIGGGILGYAQFPGGSLSTDGVVLLAGTLPGGSSAPYNMGRTATHEVGHYLNLRHIWGDGRCRQDDFVADTPSSDASNYGCPTYPDVSCKSADMTMNYMDYTNDACMYMFTDGQRNRMRALFASGGARSSMI; encoded by the coding sequence ATGAAAAGAATTTTTTTAACACTAGCTGTAGCAGCCTCAGTTTTAGTAGGATGTCAGGAAAACTCTAAAGACGAAGCTTTAGACCCTCAAGAATCAATTGATATGAGTGACTTTTATGTAGAAACAGAAGAAGTTTCTCATAGAGGAGGGTCAGAACAATGCCACTCAATGAGAGTTTTAAACAGGCAAGTAAAAGAAAATCCAGGGTTATACAAAAAAATGTATGATATTGAGTATGCTACAAGAAAAATAACAACAAAGAAAGGTAAACCAGGGGGAGGAAGTACTGGAGGAGATGTAGATGTAGCTCCAATAGAAGATGGTTTAGGAACTATTAATATTCCTGTATATGTACATATTGTTTTACCAAACTCTAATAGTGTTACAAATTCTCAAATTCAAGCACAAATGAATGTATTGAATGACGACTTTAGTAATCCAAATACAAATCAACTTCCTTCAGGGGCTTCGGATTTTATCAACGATGCAACTGATACAGGAATCCAGTTTACATTAGCAGGTACTTTTAGGCATGATGACTCTAGGTCATCTTGGGGAACTAACGATGCTGTTAAGGCTGCTTATCCTCCAATTACACCAGAAACACACTTAAATGTTTGGGTATGTGAAATAGGAGGAGGTATCTTAGGATATGCTCAATTTCCAGGAGGTTCTTTATCTACAGATGGTGTAGTGTTATTAGCAGGAACTTTACCAGGAGGGTCTTCTGCTCCATATAATATGGGTAGAACTGCAACCCATGAGGTTGGTCATTACTTAAATTTACGTCACATTTGGGGAGACGGAAGATGTCGTCAAGACGATTTCGTAGCTGATACTCCATCTTCTGATGCCTCAAACTACGGATGTCCAACGTATCCAGATGTTAGCTGTAAATCTGCTGATATGACAATGAACTATATGGATTATACAAACGATGCTTGTATGTATATGTTTACTGATGGTCAGCGTAACAGAATGAGAGCTTTATTTGCTTCAGGAGGAGCGAGGTCTTCTATGATATAA
- a CDS encoding Bax inhibitor-1/YccA family protein, whose amino-acid sequence MENSFEPKVLVAQVSETDRIAFYKKTYAHVAGGVLLFVLFEYLFLQSATIVEFALSMTQGYKWLLLLGGFMLITNYAESTALKTSDKNLQYLAYSGYIFAEAFIFIPLIYIAISYTNNFDVIKQAGIVTLALFVGISSIVFITKKDFSFIRAGLSVGFFIAIGLIIAGALFGFNLGLWFSVGMCVLAAGSILYQTSNLVHKFSTDDYIPAALGLFASLMLLFWYVLQIFMSRD is encoded by the coding sequence ATGGAAAACTCATTTGAACCAAAAGTGCTTGTTGCACAAGTATCAGAAACTGACAGAATTGCTTTTTACAAAAAAACCTATGCGCACGTTGCTGGTGGCGTATTATTGTTTGTTTTGTTTGAATATTTATTTTTACAAAGTGCTACGATTGTAGAATTTGCCTTATCAATGACCCAAGGTTATAAATGGTTATTGTTACTGGGTGGTTTTATGTTAATTACAAACTATGCAGAAAGTACTGCCTTAAAAACTTCTGACAAAAACTTACAATACTTAGCATATTCAGGGTATATCTTTGCTGAAGCATTTATTTTTATCCCTTTAATTTACATTGCTATTTCTTATACCAATAACTTTGATGTTATAAAACAAGCAGGAATTGTTACGTTAGCATTGTTTGTTGGAATTTCATCAATCGTTTTTATTACTAAAAAGGATTTTTCTTTTATTAGAGCTGGATTATCTGTTGGATTCTTTATCGCTATCGGATTAATTATCGCTGGTGCTTTATTCGGATTTAATTTAGGTTTGTGGTTTTCTGTTGGAATGTGTGTGTTAGCTGCTGGTTCTATTTTATACCAAACATCTAACTTAGTTCACAAGTTTTCTACGGATGATTACATTCCTGCAGCATTAGGCTTATTTGCTTCTTTAATGCTATTATTCTGGTATGTATTACAAATATTTATGTCAAGAGATTAG
- a CDS encoding aminotransferase class V-fold PLP-dependent enzyme, whose product MFSIDKIRADFPILQREVHGKKLVYLDNGATSQTPQVVIDTIVDYYSNYNANIHRGVHTLSQEATDKYEEARIKIQKHFNAKHSYEIILTSGTTHGVNIVASGFASILQEGDEIIVSALEHHSNIVPWQMLCEKTGAILKVIPMDEDGSLRMDLYHELLNPKTKLVFCNHVSNALGTINPIKEIIHAAHKFGAYVLIDGAQAVPHIKPDVQALDADFYVASAHKMCGPTGVGMLYGKEELLQLLPPYQGGGEMIETVTFEKTTYAGLPHKFEAGTPNICGGIAFGVAVDYMNSVGFDNIEKQENELLSYATQELEKIDGLKIYGTTNKTSVISFNLEGIHPYDVGAILDKLGVAVRTGHHCAQPIMDFYCIPGTVRASFSFYNTKEEVDVLVNAVKKAQMMLS is encoded by the coding sequence ATGTTTAGTATAGATAAAATTCGCGCTGATTTTCCTATTTTACAAAGAGAAGTACATGGAAAAAAATTAGTGTATTTAGATAACGGAGCAACTTCACAAACACCACAGGTAGTAATTGACACTATTGTAGATTATTACTCTAATTACAATGCAAATATTCATAGAGGTGTACATACATTAAGTCAGGAAGCTACTGATAAGTATGAGGAAGCAAGGATTAAGATTCAAAAACATTTCAATGCGAAGCATTCGTATGAAATTATTTTAACTTCAGGAACAACACATGGGGTTAATATTGTAGCATCTGGTTTTGCTTCTATTTTACAAGAAGGAGATGAAATAATTGTTTCAGCTTTAGAGCATCATTCTAACATTGTGCCTTGGCAAATGTTATGTGAAAAAACAGGAGCTATTTTAAAAGTAATTCCGATGGATGAAGATGGTTCTTTACGCATGGACCTATACCATGAATTATTGAACCCAAAAACAAAATTAGTTTTTTGTAACCACGTGTCGAATGCATTAGGAACAATTAATCCAATAAAAGAAATTATTCATGCAGCACATAAGTTTGGAGCTTATGTATTGATTGATGGTGCACAAGCAGTACCGCATATAAAACCTGATGTACAAGCATTAGATGCCGATTTTTATGTAGCTTCAGCTCATAAAATGTGCGGACCAACAGGTGTTGGAATGTTGTATGGTAAAGAAGAGCTATTGCAGTTATTACCACCATACCAAGGAGGAGGAGAAATGATTGAAACCGTAACTTTTGAAAAAACTACGTATGCAGGATTGCCTCATAAGTTTGAAGCGGGTACACCTAATATTTGTGGAGGAATAGCTTTTGGAGTTGCTGTTGATTATATGAATTCAGTTGGTTTTGACAACATAGAAAAGCAAGAAAACGAACTGTTATCGTACGCAACCCAAGAATTAGAAAAAATAGATGGATTAAAAATCTATGGAACAACTAACAAAACATCTGTTATCTCTTTTAATTTAGAAGGAATACACCCGTATGATGTTGGAGCTATTTTAGATAAGTTAGGTGTTGCTGTTCGTACAGGTCACCATTGTGCACAACCTATTATGGATTTTTATTGTATTCCAGGAACAGTGAGAGCTTCTTTTTCTTTTTATAATACCAAAGAAGAAGTTGATGTATTGGTAAACGCAGTTAAGAAAGCGCAAATGATGTTAAGTTAG
- a CDS encoding serine hydrolase domain-containing protein, which produces MKNLKRILLLVLIALTIAVFYNYPKLNILAGYSAKNTASSVFLAGRSLAFTDANDNNFSPINITSDKINTEEKSATGSVYGLLKRKAIYREGLGAVLVTNDFDITKPQLTPKRSEPDNITPFPYGNADHKDTIFANIDYTKLNETIDTIFNDRNQTRSVVVVYKDKIIFEKYDTGFTKESKQLGWSMTKSITGTLFGILKCQGKVDVQEDNLFSEWKNDDRKNITIHNLLQMNSGLEWEEDYNTISDVTKMLFLEKDMTKVQVNKPLVGKPNETWNYSSGTSNLLSGILRTKFNTHQEYLDFWYSGLIDKIGMNSMIVETDMSNHFVGSSYAWATARDWAKLGLLYLHNGEWNGEHLFDKDWVNYATTPTPTSDGWYGAQIWLNAGGRYPDAPKNMFSFNGYKGQNVFILPSQDLVVVRTGLTKNADVNTLLKGIINSIKN; this is translated from the coding sequence ATGAAAAATTTAAAAAGAATTCTTTTACTCGTTTTAATTGCTTTAACAATTGCTGTTTTTTACAACTATCCGAAGTTAAATATTTTGGCAGGATACTCCGCTAAAAATACCGCTTCATCAGTATTTCTAGCAGGAAGAAGCTTAGCTTTTACCGATGCTAATGACAATAATTTTTCTCCCATAAATATTACTTCTGATAAAATTAATACAGAAGAAAAATCAGCTACTGGTTCTGTATATGGATTGCTAAAAAGAAAAGCTATTTATAGAGAAGGCCTTGGAGCTGTTTTGGTTACTAATGATTTTGATATTACCAAACCTCAACTTACTCCAAAACGTTCTGAACCTGATAATATCACTCCTTTTCCTTATGGAAATGCAGATCATAAGGACACTATTTTCGCTAACATTGATTATACAAAACTAAACGAAACTATTGATACTATTTTTAATGATAGAAATCAAACACGCTCAGTAGTAGTGGTATATAAAGACAAGATTATTTTTGAAAAATATGATACTGGTTTTACCAAAGAATCGAAGCAGTTAGGTTGGTCTATGACCAAAAGTATTACAGGAACATTGTTCGGGATTTTAAAATGTCAAGGGAAAGTTGATGTTCAAGAAGACAACTTATTTTCTGAATGGAAAAATGACGACCGTAAAAACATTACAATTCATAATTTATTACAAATGAATTCCGGTTTGGAATGGGAAGAAGATTATAATACCATTTCTGATGTTACTAAAATGTTGTTTTTAGAAAAAGACATGACCAAAGTTCAAGTAAACAAACCATTGGTAGGAAAACCAAACGAAACTTGGAATTATTCTTCTGGAACGTCTAATTTGTTATCGGGTATTTTACGAACAAAATTCAACACACACCAAGAGTATCTTGATTTTTGGTATAGTGGTTTGATTGATAAAATAGGCATGAACTCAATGATTGTTGAAACGGATATGAGTAACCACTTTGTAGGCTCTTCATACGCCTGGGCAACGGCAAGAGATTGGGCTAAACTTGGTTTGTTATACTTACATAACGGAGAGTGGAACGGAGAACATTTGTTTGATAAAGACTGGGTAAACTACGCTACAACGCCTACTCCAACTTCTGATGGTTGGTATGGGGCACAAATTTGGTTAAATGCTGGTGGGCGTTATCCTGATGCTCCAAAAAATATGTTTTCTTTTAACGGATATAAAGGTCAAAATGTATTTATTTTGCCTAGTCAAGATTTGGTTGTAGTTCGTACAGGACTTACCAAAAACGCAGACGTAAATACCTTGTTAAAAGGAATTATAAATTCTATTAAAAATTAA
- a CDS encoding SdpI family protein has translation MNPFYYVLSINGLLFLFSIIFHFFPPKKINAIYGYRTNKTMKNDTIWQFANTFFTKEFMKYSAISLVAALVLAFISKELTWQPMAIMLLSLAVSVVKTEQEINKNFDGDGNRK, from the coding sequence ATGAATCCATTTTATTATGTGCTTTCTATAAACGGATTGCTTTTTTTATTCAGTATTATTTTTCATTTTTTTCCACCTAAAAAAATCAATGCTATTTATGGGTATCGTACTAATAAAACTATGAAAAATGATACTATTTGGCAATTTGCCAATACTTTTTTCACCAAAGAGTTTATGAAGTATTCAGCAATTTCGTTAGTTGCTGCTTTGGTTTTAGCCTTTATATCAAAAGAATTAACATGGCAACCTATGGCAATTATGTTATTATCATTAGCTGTATCGGTTGTTAAAACCGAACAAGAAATAAATAAGAACTTTGATGGGGATGGAAATAGGAAGTAA
- a CDS encoding SCO family protein, translating to MDIKFFKKSKSTLIFILVFCAIGVPVFYHLVKVDNKLPIYNPADINPKLVDSSVRNRTKNHRVGEFSLINQNGDTITNADYKGKIYIADFFFTRCQTICIAMAYNMSELQEHYKNDDDIMFLSHSVTPVMDSVPQLRKYATEKGVIDGKWNVTTGKKKHIYNLARKHYFAVLDEGDGGESDWVHTENFVLIDKEGRIRGSYDGTKKENMQKIIDDITLLKEEYKK from the coding sequence GTGGATATTAAATTCTTTAAAAAATCAAAAAGCACCTTAATTTTTATTTTAGTTTTTTGTGCTATTGGAGTTCCTGTTTTTTATCATTTGGTAAAAGTTGATAACAAACTGCCTATTTATAACCCTGCTGATATTAACCCTAAATTGGTGGATAGTTCTGTAAGAAACAGAACAAAAAACCATAGAGTAGGTGAGTTTTCCTTAATTAACCAGAATGGAGATACGATTACGAATGCTGATTATAAAGGAAAGATTTATATAGCCGATTTCTTTTTTACCCGTTGTCAAACTATTTGTATTGCGATGGCGTATAATATGAGTGAGTTGCAAGAGCATTATAAAAATGATGACGACATCATGTTTTTATCACACTCCGTGACTCCAGTAATGGATAGCGTTCCACAATTACGAAAGTACGCTACTGAAAAAGGGGTGATTGATGGAAAATGGAATGTAACTACAGGAAAGAAGAAACATATTTACAACTTAGCACGTAAACACTATTTTGCTGTATTGGATGAAGGTGATGGCGGAGAAAGTGATTGGGTTCACACAGAGAATTTTGTGTTAATTGATAAAGAAGGACGCATAAGAGGTTCGTATGATGGAACTAAAAAAGAAAATATGCAGAAAATTATTGATGATATTACACTGCTTAAAGAAGAGTATAAAAAGTAA
- the rseP gene encoding RIP metalloprotease RseP, translated as MEILIKASQFILSLSLLIVLHELGHFIPAKLFKTRVEKFYLFFDYKFSLFKKKVGETVYGIGWIPLGGYVKIAGMIDESMDTEQMQKPAQPWEFRSKPAWQRLIIMLGGVIVNFILGILIYICLMWAYGEKYLPNESLKDGVWVQDQLGKDLGLETGDKILTIDGQKIEKFGELPLEFINGTNYTIERNGTVLEKEIPTDFISKLVDRGKDAGAFIMYRQPFVIGQVPEDSPNSKSELQKKDIITAIDGVSTPYFDQVQVILESKKGQEINVTVKRNSQNITIPAKVSDEGKLGIYATSLPLTDLEKLGYYNLAERTYSFGEAIPAGTNKAWTTLTNYIKQMKKILNPSTGAYKGLGGFISIGSIFPSEFSWQTFWSITAFLSIMLGFMNLLPIPALDGGHVVFTLWEMITGKKPGDKFLEYAQITGFILLIALLLFANGNDIFRLFK; from the coding sequence ATGGAGATTTTAATAAAAGCATCACAGTTTATTTTAAGCTTATCGCTCTTAATCGTTTTGCACGAATTAGGACACTTTATTCCTGCCAAATTATTCAAAACCCGAGTAGAAAAATTCTATCTGTTTTTCGATTATAAATTCTCTTTATTTAAAAAGAAAGTAGGAGAAACTGTTTATGGTATTGGTTGGATTCCGTTAGGAGGTTATGTGAAGATTGCGGGAATGATTGATGAGAGCATGGATACTGAACAAATGCAAAAACCTGCGCAACCTTGGGAATTTCGTTCTAAACCTGCATGGCAACGTTTAATTATTATGTTAGGTGGTGTTATTGTAAACTTTATACTAGGTATTTTAATTTATATATGTTTAATGTGGGCTTATGGTGAGAAATACTTACCGAATGAAAGCTTAAAAGATGGAGTTTGGGTTCAAGATCAATTAGGAAAAGATTTAGGTTTAGAAACAGGAGATAAAATCTTAACTATTGACGGACAAAAAATTGAGAAGTTTGGAGAGCTTCCTTTAGAGTTCATCAATGGTACTAATTACACAATAGAAAGAAACGGAACTGTTCTTGAAAAAGAAATTCCTACAGATTTTATCTCGAAATTAGTTGACAGAGGCAAAGATGCTGGAGCTTTTATAATGTACAGGCAACCTTTTGTAATTGGACAAGTTCCTGAAGACTCTCCAAATAGTAAAAGTGAGTTACAAAAGAAAGATATTATAACCGCTATTGATGGCGTTTCTACTCCTTATTTTGATCAAGTTCAAGTAATTTTAGAAAGTAAAAAAGGACAGGAAATAAATGTTACTGTTAAACGAAATAGCCAAAACATTACTATTCCTGCTAAAGTTTCTGACGAAGGAAAACTAGGAATTTATGCTACAAGCTTACCTTTAACAGATTTAGAAAAACTAGGGTATTACAATTTAGCTGAAAGAACCTATTCTTTTGGAGAGGCTATTCCAGCTGGTACAAATAAAGCTTGGACAACCTTAACCAACTATATTAAGCAAATGAAAAAGATTTTAAATCCTAGTACAGGTGCTTACAAAGGTTTAGGTGGATTTATTTCTATTGGAAGTATATTCCCTTCAGAGTTTAGCTGGCAAACATTTTGGAGTATCACCGCATTCTTATCTATCATGTTAGGATTTATGAACTTATTACCAATTCCTGCCTTAGACGGTGGTCACGTGGTATTTACCTTATGGGAAATGATTACTGGTAAAAAACCAGGTGATAAGTTCTTAGAATATGCTCAAATTACAGGATTTATCTTATTAATTGCCTTATTATTATTTGCCAACGGAAACGATATATTTAGGTTATTCAAATAA